A single window of Ammospiza caudacuta isolate bAmmCau1 chromosome Z, bAmmCau1.pri, whole genome shotgun sequence DNA harbors:
- the ZBTB7C gene encoding zinc finger and BTB domain-containing protein 7C, whose amino-acid sequence MPAETSTLSLDVPEIRTLLPGIPAKRALALALNENMANGIEDLIGIPFPNHSSEVLCGLNEQRHDGLLCDVILIVQDQEYRTHRSVLAACSKYFKKLFTTGTLTDQPYVYEIDFVKPEALSAILEFAYTSTLTITTSNVKHILSAAKMLEIQSIINVCLEIMEPDREAEEEDDKEDDDDDEDEEEDEEEEEEEEVEDFVNQENRTDVQEVSCHQSPSESDLTEEAYTEAPKDFPNHFPASNSSGHLGMIRDFSIESLLSENLYPKANIPERRPALSPFAPSFFPHLWNGDFNSFPQLEEPQVDNGPLDLVIKKRKIKEEEEKEDLPPPPFPNDFFKDMFANTPAAPLGHIKAETDYSTYLNFLSATQFGGVFPPWSLEEERKIKPKASQQCPICNKVIMGAGKLPRHMRTHTGEKPYMCNICEVRFTRQDKLKIHMRKHTGERPYLCIHCNAKFVHNYDLKNHMRIHTGIRPYQCEFCYKSFTRSDHLHRHIKRQSCRIARPRRGRKPAAWRAAGLLFAPGGPPMESGFMMPPALEEMSGHLGSTAMCLPGPSPKHFLSGAKAPFSLQELESQIEETQMKLFRRAQMDMERNAGIFAFALGHNENLAAQPFFPLPNPWSTGFSGLAGLGHVAPISEASN is encoded by the exons ATGCCTGCAGAGACTTCCACCTTGTCCTTGGATGTCCCAGAAATCAGAACTTTGCTTCCAGGTATTCCAGCAAAGAGAGCCCTGGCATT GGCACTAAATGAGAATATGGCCAATGGCATTGAAGATCTTATCGGGATCCCATTCCCGAACCACAGCAGCGAGGTGCTGTGCGGCCTGAACGAGCAGCGGCACGACGGGCTCCTGTGCGATGTCATCCTCATCGTGCAGGACCAGGAGTACCGCACCCACCGCTCCGTCCTGGCCGCCTGCAGCAAGTACTTCAAAAAACTCTTCACTACCGGCACTTTAACGGACCAGCCCTATGTTTACGAGATTGACTTTGTCAAGCCTGAAGCACTTTCTGCCATCCTCGAGTTCGCCTACACCTCAACCCTCACCATCACCACCTCAAACGTCAAGCACATCCTCAGCGCCGCCAAGATGCTGGAGATCCAGAGCATCATCAATGTCTGCCTTGAGATCATGGAGCCTGACAGGGAGGCTGAGGAGGAAGATGACAAAGAGGACGACGACGAcgatgaagatgaagaagaagacgaggaggaagaggaggaggaggaagtggAAGATTTTGTCAATCAGGAGAACCGAACTGATGTGCAAGAAGTAAGCTGCCACCAAAGCCCTTCTGAGTCCGATCTCACTGAAGAAGCTTACACAGAAGCACCTAAAGATTTTCCAAATCACTTCCCAGCCAGTAACTCCTCTGGACACTTGGGCATGATACGAGACTTCTCCATAGAGTCCTTGCTGAGTGAAAACTTGTACCCTAAGGCAAACATCCCAGAACGGAGGCCAGCTCTGTCTCCTTTCGCCCCCAGCTTCTTCCCCCACCTGTGGAACGGCGACTTCAACTCCTTCCCCCAGCTCGAGGAGCCACAAGTAGACAACGGCCCCTTGGATCTGGTGATCAAAAAGAGGAAGAtcaaggaagaggaggagaaggaagaccTACCTCCACCTCCTTTCCCTAATGACTTCTTCAAGGACATGTTTGCCAACACACCAGCAGCTCCCTTAGGGCATATTAAGGCAGAGACTGACTATAGCACTTATCTCAATTTCTTAAGTGCTACCCAGTTTGGAGGAGTTTTCCCCCCATGGTCCctggaggaagagaggaaaataaagcccAAGGCgtcccagcagtgtcccatCTGTAACAAAGTCATCATGGGGGCTGGCAAGCTGCCCAGGCACATGAGGACCCACACGGGGGAGAAGCCCTATATGTGCAATATCTGTGAAGTTCGCTTTACCAG gcagGACAAGCTAAAAATCCACATGCGGAAGCACACGGGCGAGCGGCCATACCTGTGCATCCACTGCAACGCCAAGTTTGTGCACAACTACGACCTGAAGAACCACATGCGCATCCACACGGGCATCCGGCCCTACCAGTGCGAGTTCTGCTACAAGAGCTTCACCCGCTCCGACCACCTGCACCGCCACATCAAGCGGCAGAGCTGCCGCATCGCGCGGCCCCGGCGCGGCCGCAAGCCGGCGGCGTGGCGGGCGGCCGGCCTGCTCTTCGCGCCCGGGGGCCCGCCCATGGAGAGCGGCTTCATGATGCCGCCCGCGCTGGAGGAGATGAGCGGCCACCTCGGCAGCACGGCCATGTGCCTTCCCGGGCCCAGCCCCAAGCACTTCCTGAGCGGGGCCAAGGCGCCCttcagcctgcaggagctggagagccagATCGAAGAGACGCAGATGAAGCTCTTCAGGCGGGCCCAGATGGACATGGAGAGGAACGCGGGCATCTTCGCCTTCGCCCTGGGCCACAATGAAAACCTCGCTGCCCAACccttcttccctctccccaACCCTTGGAGCACAGGCTTCAGTGGCTTGGCGGGGCTTGGCCACGTGGCTCCCATCTCAGAGGCCAGCAACTAA